The following proteins are co-located in the Tardibacter chloracetimidivorans genome:
- a CDS encoding Mom family adenine methylcarbamoylation protein: MQTDRSQRWRERRALWARDLTLIDPGAYSVDVIDHAAARAFIAQHHYLPRYPAAQLAVGLFARKGALEGVAVFAVPTTSAVVSRHTGFDDPRRGCVLARLILTDAVPQNGESFFVARAFRHLRRERPGIEAVVSYSDPGAGHIGRVYCALSAAHRAVTKPRSVLRVGNITISGRTLSKIRLGEQGQAGAIDQLVSLGVPRPRIGEEPRSWLWRLQRERHLVTHQQAGLFAYCFELTREARRRGRTLPRLPYPKALPPRNALLPLIWRDQETLHG, translated from the coding sequence ATGCAGACCGACCGCAGCCAGCGCTGGCGCGAACGGCGCGCTCTGTGGGCGCGCGATCTCACGCTGATCGATCCCGGCGCCTACAGCGTCGACGTCATCGATCACGCCGCCGCGCGCGCCTTCATCGCGCAGCACCATTATCTGCCCCGCTATCCGGCCGCGCAGCTCGCGGTGGGGCTGTTCGCGCGCAAGGGCGCGCTCGAAGGCGTTGCCGTTTTCGCCGTTCCGACCACCAGCGCCGTCGTCTCGCGCCACACCGGGTTTGACGATCCTCGCCGCGGCTGCGTTCTCGCGCGCCTCATTCTGACCGACGCCGTGCCGCAGAACGGCGAGAGCTTCTTCGTCGCGCGGGCCTTTCGCCACCTGCGCCGGGAACGGCCTGGGATCGAGGCGGTGGTGTCGTACAGCGATCCAGGGGCGGGGCATATCGGCCGCGTCTATTGTGCGCTCTCGGCCGCCCACCGCGCAGTCACGAAGCCGCGATCGGTCCTTCGGGTCGGCAACATCACGATCTCGGGGCGCACGCTGTCCAAGATCCGCCTGGGCGAGCAGGGCCAAGCCGGCGCAATCGATCAGCTCGTCTCGCTGGGGGTCCCGAGGCCGCGTATCGGCGAGGAGCCGCGAAGCTGGTTGTGGCGGCTCCAGCGCGAGCGCCATCTCGTCACGCATCAGCAGGCTGGGCTGTTCGCCTATTGCTTCGAGCTGACGCGCGAGGCCCGCCGCCGCGGCCGCACCCTTCCGCGCCTGCCGTATCCCAAGGCCCTTCCGCCGCGAAACGCGCTGCTTCCGCTCATTTGGCGCGATCAGGAGACCCTCCATGGCTGA
- a CDS encoding transposase: protein MTTIHAAAGSFRIVARIEDPPPLGWRFWMLAGFPGDPLDPSAYGGSRCLALTVVDIDGSDRWLCAMELDHSLRLLCSHDLFPCPSQAGADAFAHAIIARHARRPALL from the coding sequence GTGACGACGATCCATGCCGCCGCCGGCTCCTTCCGGATCGTCGCCCGCATCGAGGACCCGCCGCCCCTGGGCTGGCGCTTCTGGATGCTTGCCGGCTTTCCGGGCGATCCACTGGATCCGAGCGCCTATGGCGGCTCGCGCTGCCTCGCGCTTACCGTCGTCGACATCGATGGCAGCGACCGCTGGCTCTGTGCGATGGAGCTCGACCACAGCCTCCGCCTGCTGTGCTCCCATGATCTTTTCCCCTGCCCGAGCCAGGCAGGTGCGGACGCCTTCGCACACGCGATCATCGCCCGCCACGCGCGCCGGCCCGCGCTCCTCTGA
- a CDS encoding phosphoadenosine phosphosulfate reductase domain-containing protein has product MPPIAQLAAAAAATRSYPAVPGLPDIAITSEIVAAIRAGAWIVFNLSGGKDSSAALFAVNLQLDSLGHPRARRMAIHADLGRAEWDSTPDTVARIAASADVPLTVVRRAAGDLVDRWIQRFESGKRRYEALETYNLIGPWSSASLRFCQSEMKAAVIGPALARMLRGQQIISVLGLRRDESHNRAATPIAKADLRHAKAGNRHGTAITLWHPIAYWNSEDVFRAHGTLGITLHEAYSIWGATRLSCRYCIFASLHDLSASAAAPANTEAYRELVGIEARSTFPFQPTRWLADISPHLLSGGLRADVERAKADQLERRHLEASMPAGLRYVKGWPPRMPTLAEAEDIAAARRPILARHRLENRYPTGSAVQARFAELRVAAGRQMSS; this is encoded by the coding sequence ATGCCACCCATCGCCCAGCTCGCAGCCGCGGCAGCGGCCACTCGGTCCTATCCGGCCGTCCCCGGCCTGCCGGACATCGCCATCACTTCCGAGATTGTCGCCGCGATCCGCGCCGGCGCCTGGATCGTCTTCAACCTCTCAGGCGGCAAGGACTCGAGCGCGGCCCTGTTCGCGGTCAACCTTCAACTCGATTCACTCGGCCATCCGCGGGCGCGGCGGATGGCGATCCATGCCGATCTTGGCCGCGCCGAATGGGATTCGACCCCCGATACCGTCGCGCGCATAGCCGCTAGCGCCGACGTGCCGCTGACAGTCGTGCGCCGGGCGGCCGGCGACCTGGTCGACCGCTGGATCCAGCGGTTCGAAAGCGGCAAGCGCCGCTACGAGGCGCTCGAGACCTACAACCTGATTGGTCCCTGGTCGTCGGCATCGCTCCGCTTCTGCCAATCCGAGATGAAGGCGGCCGTGATCGGTCCGGCGCTCGCCAGAATGCTGCGAGGCCAGCAGATCATCTCCGTTCTGGGCCTGCGCCGCGACGAAAGCCACAACCGCGCCGCCACCCCGATCGCCAAGGCCGATCTTCGCCATGCCAAGGCCGGGAACCGGCACGGCACCGCGATCACCCTCTGGCACCCGATCGCGTATTGGAACAGCGAAGACGTATTTCGTGCTCACGGCACGCTCGGCATCACCCTGCACGAGGCCTATTCGATATGGGGCGCAACGCGCCTCTCGTGCCGCTACTGCATCTTCGCCTCGCTTCACGACCTGTCGGCTTCTGCCGCAGCCCCGGCGAACACCGAGGCTTATCGCGAGCTCGTCGGCATCGAGGCGCGATCGACCTTTCCATTCCAGCCGACACGCTGGCTCGCCGACATCTCACCGCATCTGTTGAGCGGCGGGCTCCGCGCGGACGTTGAACGCGCCAAGGCCGACCAGCTCGAGCGCCGGCATCTCGAGGCCTCGATGCCGGCAGGCCTCAGATACGTCAAAGGCTGGCCTCCGCGGATGCCCACCCTCGCCGAGGCCGAGGATATCGCCGCGGCACGGCGGCCCATCCTGGCGCGCCACAGGCTCGAGAACCGCTATCCGACAGGATCAGCCGTCCAGGCGCGCTTTGCAGAGCTGAGGGTCGCGGCCGGGCGGCAGATGTCGTCGTGA